A window from Podospora bellae-mahoneyi strain CBS 112042 chromosome 1 map unlocalized CBS112042p_1, whole genome shotgun sequence encodes these proteins:
- the WDR6 gene encoding WD repeat-containing protein 6 (COG:S; EggNog:ENOG503NVGF): MSQTSTPHPRTQLQQSFVLSPITALEIYHAESNSSYLLAGEDTWLRIYDVATSRLVSQLRVFNSQPIHGIHAWKSEDGTPTTEGGFLIWGGQSVMVLPPSSVASLIQGTAPTELPTEFQAPDWIYDGILFSCNGETLGALVTAHNEIVTLKLSSDGNLLELGPVVSPSRPILYSANLTFLGDNTILVAGGTVFGEIIVWKFYLDSCRPSQWEVLYVFGGHEGSIFGVTISPELEFSPGSKFRLLASCSDDRTIRIWDITNRHLVVGETGMEIDSKALGEARETGFGGNSEVKEENKNDSTRCVAVAMGHLSRIWHVKFGEYTSRSNGPINVYSFGEDTTRQKWELSLDLTGSEGPKGALKHRTTDSCHNGKNIWSAAVSNREGRASIIATGGADGKIVVSGGLSNSASEGGFEDFDLNLSFDDVLEHIQKNPETSLMSPLPKGDPRQAFQKYAFLSDSRMVSTTSPGRIFMADIQEKPKWREVQLPTEVVADLRSYNVMKTVAADTVVLGSAAGNVYVLQSEKPIRSVGQLPGKIQDILPLVAADAQNWQAVVTVLGADRAYILSFNASTNEPSFGDVTLSLNENYIPTAAARVGSVIMLGSRVGFVTSYPNSGDKTDVLFPGCSYRDPKTKDAITAIVPLPGCSREFLTTCRDGIYRMYTLRADNRTFSLRHEISPPMGMIEGAWFTTAENPELILHGFKGKQFIYYNATTSAVLASLECGGAHRSFAIISALTNPNALRLVFTKSSHLRFYSQSSTFLRTIKEGGHGREIRAVACSSSFKYIATAAEDTVIRIWTPSPTGQGFKCLATLEKHSSGIQSLQWEGDSTLVSCGGSEELFIWDITRLESDYETIAVKCEAVWNFQSKDKDLRIMAFSWSTNYIGEYHNEFAIALSNSTIQTYAYGERTQEFEFGSEAKYTGACPTQLRFLSNGDILVAYTDGHIAIWTRPDQNIDADVGHANNSPLGLKLLLKVHQSSIKSLDVVDLEDCHYVISTGGDDNALVITDLRMEENDMKYVVSGRYRVSSAHGAAVTGLKIVRDDTDMIEVVTVSNDQRIKLWRAVPGEGGQGMKISLQDNRYSGIADVGDVEVIESGKVLVGGVGMEVWDFNPFKWL, from the exons ATGTCTCAAACG AGcacccctcatcctcgaacTCAACTACAACAGAGCTTTGTGCTCAgtcccatcaccgccctcgaGATCTATCATGCCGAGTCCAACTCTTCATACCTCCTTGCAGGTGAAGACACCTGGCTCAGAATTTACGACGTAGCCACCTCTCGCCTCGTCAGCCAACTCAGAGTTTTCAACTCACAGCCTATCCATGGAATTCATGCTTGGAAATCTGAGGATGGcaccccaacaacagaagGGGGATTCTTGATTTGGGGTGGGCAATCTGTCATGGTTCTCCCACCGTCGTCAGTTGCATCCCTCATTCAAGGAACCGCCCCTACCGAGTTACCCACCGAGTTTCAAGCGCCAGACTGGATCTACGATGGCATCCTCTTCTCTTGCAACGGCGAGACTCTGGGCGCGCTAGTCACCGCTCATAACGAAATTGTCACTCTGAAACTCAGTTCAGACGGAAACCTCCTCGAGCTAGGGCCTGTGGTGTCGCCATCGAGGCCCATCCTGTATTCTGCAAACCTCACGTTTCTGggcgacaacaccatcctcgtAGCAGGCGGCACAGTATTCGGGGAGATTATTGTCTGGAAATTCTACCTGGACTCTTGCAGGCCGTCTCAATGGGAGGTGCTATACGTGTTTGGTGGACACGAAGGGTCGATTTTCGGTGTTACTATATCACCAGAGCTCGAATTTAGCCCTGGGTCAAAGTTCAGGCTACTGGCAAGCTGCAGTGACGATAGGACGATAAGGATATGGGACATTACTAATCGACATCTCGTTGTCGGGGAAACTGGAATGGAAATAGATTCAAAAGCCCTTGGGGAAGCGAGAGAGACCGGTTTTGGTGGTAATTCGGaagtgaaggaggagaacaAAAACGACTCAACAAGATGTGTGGCAGTTGCCATGGGACATTTGTCAAGGATATGGCATGTCAAGTTTGGGGAATACACATCAAGATCAAATGGTCCCATTAATGTGTACTCATTCGGCGAGGATACTACAAGACAAAAATGGGAGTTGAGTCTTGACTTGACTGGGTCGGAAGGGCCAAAGGGGGCTTTGAAGCACCGCACGACTGACAGTTGCCATAACGGCAAGAATATTTGGTCCGCTGCTGTCTCGAATAGGGAGGGACGGGCTTCCATAATAGCCACTGGCGGAGCGGATGGAAAGATTGTCGTTTCTGGGGGTTTGTCAAATTCAGCCTCCGAGGGTGGCTTTGAGGATTTTGATCTCAATCTTTCTTTTGATGACGTTCTTGAACACATTCAAAAGAACCCAGAGACTTCCTTAATGAGCCCCCTGCCGAAAGGAGACCCCAGGCAAGCCTTTCAAAAGTACGCCTTCCTGTCGGATTCCAGGATGGTTTCAACCACATCTCCCGGGAGGATATTCATGGCCGATATCCAAGAAAAACCAAAATGGAGGGAGGTACAGCTGCCTACTGAGGTTGTGGCTGATTTGAGGTCCTACAATGTTATGAAGACCGTGGCTGCGGACACAGTTGTTCTCGGCAGCGCAGCTGGAAATGTCTATGTCTTGCAAAGCGAAAAGCCAATCCGCTCTGTTGGACAATTGCCGGGAAAGATTCAGGATATTCTCCCGCTTGTGGCCGCCGATGCTCAGAACTGGCAGGCAGTCGTCACGGTGCTGGGTGCTGACCGCGCTTATATTCTCAGTTTCAACGCTTCAACAAACGAACCAAGCTTTGGCGATGTTACCCTTTCTCTCAACGAAAACTACATCCCTACAGCGGCAGCTCGAGTTGGTTCAGTTATTATGCTGGGGTCTCGCGTCGGTTTCGTCACCTCCTATCCCAACTCGGGAGACAAAACCGATGTCCTCTTCCCAGGGTGCTCCTACCGGGATCCCAAAACCAAAGACGCCATTACCGCCATTGTGCCTTTGCCTGGATGTTCCCGCGAGTTTCTTACCACATGTCGGGACGGAATATACCGCATGTACACCCTTAGGGCGGACAATCGTACCTTTAGTCTCCGACATGAAATCTCACCGCCTATGGGCATGATCGAGGGTGCTTGGTTCACCACAGCCGAGAACCCGGAACTCATCCTCCATGGATTCAAAGGAAAACAGTTCATCTACTACAATGCTACAACATCCGCCGTCCTAGCATCCCTTGAATGCGGCGGCGCCCACCGCTCCTTCGCCATTATCTCCGCCTTGACGAACCCCAACGCCCTTCGCCTGGTTTTCACCAAATCCTCTCACCTCCGCTTCTACTCACAATCGTCCACCTTCCTCAGAACCATTAAAGAAGGCGGTCATGGTAGAGAAATCCGTGCTGTAGCGTGCAGCTCCTCGTTCAAGTACAtcgccacagcagcagaagacACCGTGATCCGCATCTGGacaccctcgccaaccgGACAAGGTTTCAAGTGTCTTGCCACGCTAGAGAAGCACTCCTCCGGCATCCAGTCCCTCCAGTGGGAGGGTGACAGCACCCTCGTTAGCTGCGGCGGAAGCGAGGAGCTCTTCATATGGGACATCACCCGTCTCGAATCAGACTATGAGACCATCGCTGTTAAATGCGAAGCTGTCTGGAACTTCCAAAGCAAGGACAAAGACCTGCGGATCATGGCCTTTTCCTGGTCAACCAACTACATCGGGGAGTACCACAACGAGTTTGCGATTGCGCTTTCCAACTCCACCATCCAGACGTATGCCTATGGCGAAAGGACTCAGGAATTCGAGTTTGGTAGCGAGGCGAAATATACGGGCGCTTGTCCGACGCAGTTGCGATTCTTGTCTAATGGAGACATCCTGGTCGCGTATACCGACGGCCACATCGCCATTTGGACACGTCCAGACCAGAACATAGACGCGGATGTTGGGCACGCGAATAACTCGCCGCtggggttgaagttgttgCTGAAGGTGCATCAAAGTAGTATCAAGTCTCTTGATGTAGTTGATCTGGAAGACTGTCACTATGTTATCTCCACGGGTGGAGACGATAACGCTCTTGTCATCACTGAtttgaggatggaggagaatGATATGAAGTATGTGGTGAGTGGGCGGTACAGGGTGTCTTCTGCTCACGGCGCGGCTGTGACGGGGCTGAAGATTGTGAGGGATGATACGGATATGATTgaggtggtgacggtgagcAATGACCAGAGGATCAAGCTTTGGAGAGCGGTACCTGGAGAGGGCGGACAGGGGATGAAGATATCGCTGCAGGATAATAGGTACAGTGGGATAGCTGAtgtgggggatgtggaggttATCGAGTCAGGGAaggtgctggtgggtggtgttggcatGGAGGTTTGGGATTTTAACCCGTTCAAGTGGCTATGA
- a CDS encoding uncharacterized protein (EggNog:ENOG503NVA3): protein MATFHNPNVVPDNSLLSQIFGKNVLLRLTTVRQDGDRCVFKALNSCFVRLRALDKPAPSFYTVAAMQKIAASCIKHLVPATIKIGEATNDQARKFQFWVMELGKGIALDNIWEKMDHENRKSVVKNLVEVLFSLQSLKISDYKVQNTLQKSLGEHRKEELTEAAKAYFGGSLSGFLETEAFFMAFLLRVFDFDQPFKNIFVNRFNSMKPMSDPAGIVLECTAKHVDSIRINDDDIRKL from the exons ATGGCCACCTTTCATAACCCTAATGTAGTACCCGACAACAGCCTCCTGAGCCAGATATTTGGCAAAAACGTGCTTTTAAGGCTGACCACCGTACGCCAGGACGGGGATCGCTGCGTCTTCAAAGCCTTA AATTCATGCTTTGTGCGCCTCCGCGCTCTGGACAAGCCGGCACCCTCGTTTTACACGGTTGCTGCTATGCAAAAAATAGCCGCATCTTGCATCAAACACCTTGTTCCAGCAACCATCAAAATCGGTGAGGCAACCAATGACCAAGCAAGAAAGTTCCAGTTTTGGGTCATGGAACTTGGCAAAGGAATTGCCCTGGACAACATCTGGGAAAAGATGGACCATGAGAATCGGAAGTCTGTGGTCAAGAACCTGGTCGAGGTGCTCTTTTCACTTCAATCTTTGAAGATCTCAGACTACAAAGTCCAGAACACCCTCCAGAAATCACTCGGCGAGCACAGAAAGGAAGAACTTACggaggctgccaaggctTACTTCGGGGGCTCATTGTCGGGATTCCTGGAAACAGAGGCCTTTTTCATGGCCTTTCTCTTGCGAGTGTTCGACTTTGACCAGCCATTCAAGAACATCTTCGTAAACCGATTTAACAGCATGAAGCCTATGTCTGATCCGGCCGGCATTGTGTTGGAATGTACGGCAAAACATGTGGACTCGATCAGAATCAACGATGATGATATACGGAAGTTGTAA
- the hxk1 gene encoding hexokinase (EggNog:ENOG503NW32; COG:G): protein MSSGSFVEVPKDLLKEIKRLEELFTVDTAKLKQITDHFVNELEKGLSKEGGTIPMNPTWVMSFPTGYETGTYLALDMGGTNLRVCQITLTEQKSEFDIIQSKYRMPEELKTGVAEDLWEYIAECLLQFIQTHHGDVAKLDKIPLGFTFSYPATQNYIDEGILQRWTKGFDIDGVEGRNVVPMFEKALQERGVPIKLTALINDTTGTLIASAYTDTKMKIGCIFGTGCNAAYMEDCGSIPKLAHLNLPPDTPMAINCEWGAFDNEHKVLPRTPYDESIDTDSPRPGQQAFEKMIAGLYLGEIFRLIMVDLHDNHNVNIFAGQDIGKLRRPYTLDSSFLSAIEDDPFENLSETRELFQNQLGIDPNPSELELIRRAAELIGTRAARLSACGVAAISKKKGYKECHVGADGSVFNKYPHFKKRGAAALREILDWPAKADPNDDDPIEILAAEDGSGVGAALIAALTLERVKKGNMHGILHPENFH from the exons ATGTCATCAGGCTCGTTTGTCGAAGTCCCCAAGGACCTGCTCAAGGAGATTAAGCGCCTTGAGGAGCTGTTCACGGTTGATACGGCAAAGCTCAAACAGATTACCGACCACTTTGTCAATGAACTCGAAAAGGGTCTCAGCAAGGAGGGCGGGACCATC CCCATGAACCCAACATGGGTCATGTCCTTCCCCACTGGCTATGAGACCGGTACTTACCTGGCCCTTGACATGGGCGGCACCAACCTGCGTGTCTGCCAGATCACTTTGACGGAGCAAAAGTCAGAATTCGACATTATCCAGTCAAAGTACCGCATGCccgaggagctcaagacaGGTGTGGCTGAAGATCTGTGGGAATACATTGCCGAGTGCTTGTTGCAGTTCATCCAGACTCACCACGGCGATGTCGCcaagctcgacaagatccCTCTAggcttcaccttctcctACCCTGCCACTCAAAATTACATTGATGAGGGCATCCTTCAGCGGTGGACCAAGGGCTTCGATatcgatggtgttgagggccGCAATGTTGTTCCCATGTTTGAGAAGGCCCTTCAAGAGCGG GGCGTGCCAATCAAGCTGACTGCTCTTATCAACGATACCACCGGCACCCTCATTGCCTCTGCGTACACCGACACTAAGATGAAGATTGGTTGTATCTTTGGCACCGGTTGCAATGCCGCTTACATGGAGGACTGTGGTTCTATCCCTAAGCTTGCGCACCTTAACCTCCCACCCGATACCCCCATGGCTATCAACTGCGAGTGGGGAGCTTTCGACAATGAGCATAAGGTGCTCCCTCGGACTCCCTACGATGAATCCATTGATACGGATTCACCTCGCCCCGGTCAACAGGCATTTGAGAAGATGATTGCAGGGTTATACCTGGGCGAGATCTTCCGCTTGATCATGGTAGACCTGCATGACAACCATAATGTCAACATCTTTGCCGGACAGGATATCGGGAAGTTACGGAGGCCGTACACACTTGACTCGTCATTCCTGTCGGCCATTGAGGA TGACCCGTTCGAGAATCTGTCCGAGACCCGCGAGCTCTTCCAGAACCAACTTGGCATCGATCCCAACCCCTCAGAGCTCGAGCTTATCCGCCGTGCTGCCGAGCTGATTGGCACCCGTGCCGCCCGTCTCTCGGCCTGCGGCGTTGCTGCCatcagcaaaaagaagggcTACAAAGAATGCCATGTCGGCGCTGACGGGTCGGTATTCAACAAGTACCCTCACTTCAAGAAGCGCGGTGCGGCTGCCCTTCGTGAGATTCTCGACTGGCCCGCAAAGGCGGATCCCAACGATGACGACCCCATCGAGATCTTGGCCGCCGAGGATGGAAGCGGTGTGGGCGCTGCATTGATTGCGGCTTTGACACTGGAGAGGGTGAAAAAGGGGAATATGCATGGAATTTTGCACCCGGAGAACTTCCACTAA
- a CDS encoding uncharacterized protein (COG:E; EggNog:ENOG503NZPG): MPVKVITTELGHSLPPEQPHNITFHIPGWETAKALRRGDPNLLSKLSSIYPRFGPWCEVRQLSTALHKALSLPETYGLIIFVHPDSFTTAQRYSSDGKWRKPEHLVPPSDLWFRVVEIPISSEDKVRLYITAFPQKHAPGVVGTWQNYGCGISSRLAAACLAHLDSLAILPFTATGADDVSLPNIPEPTYLPLTEAHTGLKSRIVELAQRSPLDKEKANLLSPENVFLYPTGMAAVWRLHNALITLRPEGEIVVLGSVFHNSYHLFEESPNGMKHFGSCDAKSNLFDELEKYLEGEKQKGGRPAYCFAEFPSNPILVSVDLVRLRKLADKYDFPIIIDDTIGSFANIDVLPVADVIVTSITKSLSGYANCMGGSLLLPPSTPLSLSLSPLLTTTFRNEYFHPDASLLLSNSQSYLARSATLNSNALSLATYLNSEAQDPSSPVKAVFYPPFLDTKSNYDAVMRAPTPEFPNPGYGCLLAVDFESLELAKTFYDNLSVYQGPHLGAHLTLAFPFNDAIWGVEPEAAEYLKTFGANPEQVRVSVGLESEEELIDTFKYAVEKAKGEKKRLTSQN, encoded by the exons ATGCCCGTCAAGGTCATCACCACAGAACTCGGGCACTCTCTCCCACCAGAGCAGCCTCACAACATCACCTTTCACATTCCCGGCTGGGAGACAGCCAAAGCCCTCCGCAGAGGTGACCCAAACCTCTTGTCTAAACTCAGCTCCATCTACCCCCGTTTCGGCCCATGGTGTGAAGTGCGCCAG CTCTCGACCGCCCTCCACaaagccctctccctcccagaAACCTACggcctcatcatcttcgtccaccccgactccttcaccaccgcccaacgCTACTCCTCCGACGGCAAATGGCGCAAACCGGAGCACCTCGTCCCCCCATCCGACCTCTGGTTCCGCGTAGTCGAAATCCCCATTTCTTCCGAGGACAAAGTCAGGCTGTATATCACCGCCTTCCCCCAAAAGCACGCCCCGGGGGTAGTAGGCACATGGCAAAACTACGGCTGCGGCATCTCCTCCCGCCTAGCCGCCGCCTGCCTTGCCCACCTTGACTCCCTTGCCATCCTCCCATTTACCGCCACCGGCGCGGACGAtgtctccctccccaacatccccgaACCAACCTATCTCCCCTTGACCGAAGCCCACACCGGCCTCAAGTCTCGCATCGTCGAGCTAGCTCAACGCTCTCCGCTCGACAAGGAGAAAGCTAATTTGTTGTCACCGGAGAATGTCTTCCTTTACCCTACTGGCATGGCCGCCGTGTGGAGGTTGCACAACGCGCTTATCACCCTTCGTCCAGAAGGGGAGATTGTCGTTTTGGGGAGTGTGTTCCACAACAGCTACCACCTCTTCGAGGAGTCACCCAACGGGATGAAGCACTTTGGGAGCTGTGACGCAAAGTCGAATCTGTTTGACGAATTGGAAAAGTatctggagggggagaaacaaaaaggggggaggcCGGCGTATTGCTTTGCCGAGTTCCCTTCTAATCCGATTCTGGTCTCGGTTGATTTGGTTAGGTTGAGGAAATTG GCCGATAAATACGACTTCCCTATCATCATAGACGACACAATCGGCTCCTTCGCCAACATCGACGTCCTCCCCGTCGCCGACGTCATCGTAACCTCCATAACCAAGTCCCTCTCCGGATACGCCAAC TGCATGGGcggctccctcctcctccccccgtccacccccctctccctctccctctcccccctcctcacaaccACCTTCCGCAACGAGTACTTCCACCCCgacgcctccctcctcctctccaactcccaatCCTACCTCGCCCGCTCAGCAACCCTAAACTCCAACGCCCTATCCCTAGCCACCTACCTCAACTCGGAAGCCCAggacccctcctcccccgtaAAAGCAGTTTTCTATCCCCCCTTCCTAGACACAAAGTCCAACTACGACGCCGTAATGCGCGCGCCAACTCCCGAGTTCCCTAACCCGGGGTACGGCTGCCTTTTGGCCGTCGATTTTGAATCCCTCGAACTGGCAAAGACATTCTACGATAACCTGTCCGTATACCAGGGTCCTCACCTCGGCGCCCACCTTACTCTtgccttccccttcaacGATGCAATCTGGGGCGTTGAGCCAGAGGCGGCGGAGTACCTCAAGACTTTTGGGGCGAACCCAGAGCAGGTCCGGGTatcggttgggttggagagtgaggaggagctgatcGATACCTTCAAATACGCCGTGGAAAAGGcaaagggggaaaaaaagaggctGACAAGTCAAAACTGA
- the VTC4 gene encoding vacuolar transporter chaperone (COG:O; COG:P; COG:U; BUSCO:EOG09260KCW; EggNog:ENOG503NU6V) has translation MLIIHDLKTRQITKQYARNRKLSKSNCRVRPGVVVMKFGEQLRSSAIREYQWYYIDYDGLKADLKHPSGSVQPVGDNSTKPNNRQQSRREWTEDDESRFISKLEAELEKVHTKQQVKAMEISRRIAVSEREVRDVVNRLNERGLSQDGPSEEEFMLLEEDLSDIIADVHDLAKFVQLNYTGFYKIIKKHDKMTGWHLKPVFETRLKAKPFYKENYDASVVKLSKLYDLVRTRGNPVKGDSAAGGSQASFIRNTTKYWVHPDNVTELKLIILKHLPVLVFNASKEFEAADSAITSIYYDNPDTWELYEGRLKKTEGAEAIRLRWYGGMQNETIFVERKTHREDWTGEKSVKARFAIKEKNVNAYMRGELLPAAIFEKARKEGKKSEKAIAEDERLAKEIQWSVLKKGYKPVCRSFYHRTAFQLPADARVRISLDTELTMIREDNLDGVTRSGDNWRRMDIGIDYPFSQLPPGDIVRFPYAVLEVKLQTQHGQEPPDWVRQLISSHLVEAVPKFSKFIHGTATLFPDRIHLLPYWMPQMDVDIRKPASHDFGIKRTEHSATTSMSDDEDEEDSDDEGGVLGAQNGESIRQGAAARNGRALLAASDVEDQTVDRPTNDDVYLYDSDDEDDEDRLAEARRVGGWTYYQTLASTTAHTVGHAVWTGLKAIVPRPRATTVPRNARLESLLGTGEIQQKRFKAPKGKKIYVPVRVEPKVYFAAERTFLGWLEYSIYIGTIAVTLLNFSNKRGDKASFIAAGAFTFLAVMSLCYAVVTYLYRSKAIRTRQAAKYYDKVGPTVLCAALFVAVALNFGYEGTSRSMW, from the exons ATGCTGATTATCCACGATCTCAAGACTCGACAAATCACTAAACAATACGCCCGAAACCGCAAGCTCAGCAAGTCCAATTGCCGCGTCCGTCCCGGCGTTGTCGTCATGAAGTTCGGCGAACAGCTCCGATCGAGCGCCATCCGCGAATACCAATGGTACTACATCGATTATGACGGGCTCAAGGCCGACCTCAAGCATCCCTCTGGCTCTGTGCAGCCGGTCGGCGACAACAGCACAAAGCCCAACAACAGGCAGCAATCGCGCCGCGAATGGACAGAAGACGATGAAAGCCGCTTCATCAGCAAGCTcgaggccgagctcgaaAAAGTGCACACAAAACAGCAGGTCAAGGCGATGGAGATCTCGCGTCGTATCGCCGTCAGCGAGCGCGAGGTCCGCGATGTGGTTAACCGCCTCAACGAGCGCGGACTGAGCCAAGATGGGCCcagcgaggaggagttcATGCTTCTCGAGGAGGACCTGAGCGACATCATTGCCGACGTCCACGATCTCGCCAAGTTCGTGCAGCTCAATTACACGGGATTCTACAAGATCATCAAGAAGCATGACAAAATGACTGGATGGCACCTCAAGCCCGTCTTCGAAACCCGCCTCAAGGCGAAACCATTCTACAAAGAAAACTATGATGCCTCGGTTGTCAAGTTGTCCAAGCTGTACGACTTGGTTCGAACAAGAGGAAACCCTGTAAAGGGCGACAGCGCAGCCGGCGGAAGCCAGGCCAGTTTCATTCGCAACACGACCAAATACTGGGTGCATCCCGACAATGTCACAGAACTCAAATTGATCATTCTAAAGCACTTGCCTGTTCTGGTTTTCAATGCCAGCAAAGAGTTCGAAGCCGCCGATTCAGCCATCACATCCATCTACTATGACAACCCCGACACGTGGGAGCTATACGAGGGTCGTCTGAAGAAGACAGAAGGAGCCGAGGCGATTCGATTGCGTTGGTATGGCGGTATGCAGAACGAGACCATCTTCGTTGAGCGCAAAACACACAGAGAAGACTGGACGGGTGAAAAATCAGTCAAGGCCCGTTTCGCCATCAAAGAGAAGAATGTCAATGCCTACATGCGTGGCGAGCTGCTCCCTGCCGCTATTTTCGAAAAGGCTCGCAAGGAAGGCAAGAAGTCGGAAAAGGCCATTGCCGAAGACGAAAGATTAGCCAAGGAGATACAGTGGTCGGTCCTGAAGAAGGGCTACAAGCCAGTCTGCCGATCCTTCTACCACCGTACCGCCTTCCAGCTGCCTGCCGACGCCCGAGTCCGTATCTCGCTTGATACCGAGCTCACCATGATCAGAGAGGACAACTTGGATGGTGTCACACGCTCCGGTGATAACTGGAGACGCATGGACATTGGTATTGACTACCCATTTTCACAGCTCCCACCCGGAGATATCGTGCGGTTTCCCTATGCAGTCCTCGAGGTCAAGCTTCAAACACAGCACGGCCAAGAACCCCCCGATTGGGTACGACAGCTGATTTCCAGCCACTTGGTCGAAGCCGTACCCAAGTTCTCCAAGTTTATCCACGGCACTGCCACCCTGTTCCCTGACAGGATACACCTGCTGCCATACTGGATGCCCCAGATGGATGTCGACATTCGGAAGCCAGCAAGCCATGACTTTGGCATCAAAAGAACAGAGCACTCGGCCACGACATCGATGtcagatgacgaggacgaggaggactCTGATGACGAGGGTGGAGTATTGGGAGCCCAAAACGGGGAATCTATCAGACAGGGTGCTGCCGCTCGGAACGGCAGGGCCCTTCTGGCAGCATCTGATGTGGAAGACCAAACTGTCGACCGTCCTACCAATGATGACGTCTATCTTTATGActcggatgatgaggatgatgaagacagACTAGCGGAGGCGAgaagggttggtgggtggaCATATTACCAGACTCTGGCTTCCACCACAGCACACACTGTCGGCCATGCAGTGTGGACTGGTCTGAAAGCTATTGTCCCACGCCCTCGGGCAACTACCGTACCTCGCAACGCAAGACTGGAGTCGCTTTTGGGTACCGGCGAGATTCAACAAAAGAGATTCAAGGCGcccaaggggaagaagatcTATGTGCCCGTTCGCGTAGAACCCAAGGTGTACTTTGCGGCCGAGAGAACGTTCCTGGGTTGG CTTGAATACTCGATTTACATTGGCACCATCGCCGTGACCTTGCTCAACTTCAGTAACAAGCGCGGTGACAAGGCCTCATTCATCGCTGCCGGTGCCTTTACGTTCCTGGCAGTAATGTCGCTCTGCTACGCCGTGGTCACCTATCTCTATCGCAGCAAAGCCATCCGTACCCGCCAGGCGGCGAAATACTACGACAAGGTGGGGCCTACGGTGCTATGCGCTGCTTTGTTTGTTGCAGTTGCGTTGAATTTCGGATACGAAGGGACAAGTAGGTCAATGTGGTGA